One window of Erinaceus europaeus chromosome 6, mEriEur2.1, whole genome shotgun sequence genomic DNA carries:
- the CRYBB2 gene encoding beta-crystallin B2 yields MASDHQTPAGKPHALNPKIIIFEQENFQGQSHELSGPCSNLKDTGVEKAGSVLVQAGPWVGYEQANCKGEQFVFEKGEYPRWDSWTSSRRTDTLSSLRPIKVDSQEHKIILYENPNFTGKKMEILDDDVPSFHAHGYQEKVSSVRVQSGTWVGYQYPGYRGLQFLLEKGDYKDSADFGAPHPQVQSVRRIRDMQWHQRGTFHPCS; encoded by the exons ATGGCTTCAGACCATCAGACCCCTGCGGGCAAGCCACATGCCCTCAACCCCAAG ATCATCATCTTCGAGCAGGAGAACTTCCAGGGCCAGTCGCACGAGCTCAGTGGGCCCTGCTCCAACCTCAAGGACACGGGTGTGGAGAAGGCGGGCTCCGTGCTGGTGCAGGCCGGCCC CTGGGTGGGGTACGAGCAGGCCAACTGCAAGGGGGAGCAGTTTGTGTTTGAGAAAGGGGAGTATCCCCGCTGGGACTCCTGGACCAGCAGCCGCCGCACGGACACCCTCAGCTCCCTGCGCCCCATCAAAGTG GACAGCCAGGAGCACAAGATCATCCTCTATGAGAACCCCAACTTCACGGGCAAGAAGATGGAGATCCTGGATGACGATGTGCCCAGCTTCCATGCGCACGGCTACCAGGAGAAGGTGTCCTCAGTGAGGGTGCAGAGCGGCAC gtgggtgGGCTACCAGTACCCCGGCTACCGCGGCCTGCAGTTCCTGCTGGAGAAGGGTGACTACAAGGACAGCGCGGACTTCGGGGCGCCCCACCCCCAGGTGCAGTCCGTGCGCCGCATCCGGGACATGCAGTGGCACCAGCGGGGCACCTTCcacccctgcagctag